The following proteins are co-located in the Glycine soja cultivar W05 unplaced genomic scaffold, ASM419377v2 tig00010037_1_pilon, whole genome shotgun sequence genome:
- the LOC114404229 gene encoding auxin-induced protein 10A5 gives MGFRIAGIVRRTSFYTTQAASKRVDVPKGYAAVYVGDKMRRFTIPVSYLNEPSFQELLSQAEEEFGYDHPMGGLTIPCKEEEFLNVTAHLNEL, from the coding sequence ATGGGTTTTCGCATAGCAGGTATTGTTAGGCGGACTTCGTTTTATACAACCCAAGCAGCCTCCAAGAGGGTGGACGTACCAAAAGGCTATGCTGCAGTCTATGTTGGAGATAAGATGAGACGGTTCACAATTCCAGTATCATACTTGAACGAACCTTCATTTCAAGAATTACTCAGTCAAGCAGAAGAAGAATTCGGATACGATCATCCAATGGGTGGTCTAACAATACCATGCAAGGAAGAGGAGTTCCTAAACGTTACCGCTCACTTGAATGAGCTGTAA